The following coding sequences are from one Oncorhynchus clarkii lewisi isolate Uvic-CL-2024 chromosome 20, UVic_Ocla_1.0, whole genome shotgun sequence window:
- the LOC139375912 gene encoding divergent protein kinase domain 1A-like, which produces MARRLFPRAWINKSFYFQARISFVRVKYLFLTWLTVFVGGWVIYVQYSNYTELCRGHECKNSICDKYRRGIIDGSACSSLCDKDTLYLGRCLSTSPNHQVYTGGWGDVDGVIRCRVGEVLHYELGEEPEPRREAAVFDKPTRGTSVKKFREMVFNHFKSKLGEQANLASLVTKILTVADGNKDGHVSLPEARSAWALLQLDEVLLGLLLQDRGHTPRLLGFCGDLYVTERVPYGPLYGLGLPWPLEAWIPSEARRSMDQWFTPSWPRKAKISMGLLELVEDIFHGNYGSFLMCDLSANHFGYTDRHDLRLTDPRAIISEDAFRRTMRALHCEKDDECVLGPDCRTSCDMAQKRCREEVTQPNLAKACGALRDYLLRGAPSELREELERQLHACMALRGSAGQMDMEHSLILNNLKALLWRQISHTKDS; this is translated from the exons GCTCGTATCTCCTTTGTGCGCGTGAAATACCTGTTCCTCACCTGGCTGACAGTGTTCGTGGGAGGCTGGGTGATCTACGTCCAGTATTCCAACTACACAGAGCTGTGCCGAGGACATGAGTGCAAGAACTCCATA TGTGACAAATACAGGAGGGGCATCATTGACGGCTCGGCCTGCAGCAGTCTGTGTGACAAAGACACCCTCTACCTGGGAAGATGTCTCTCTACCAGCCCCAACCACCAG GTTTACACAGGTGGTTGGGGTGACGTGGACGGGGTGATCCGCTGCCGGGTGGGGGAGGTGCTGCACTATGAGCTAGGAGAAGAGCCGGAGCCCCGGAGGGAGGCTGCAGTCTTCGACAAACCCACCCGCGGCACGTCTGTGAAGAAGTTCAGAGAGATGGTCTTCAATCACTTCAAG TCAAAGTTGGGCGAGCAGGCCAACCTGGCCAGCCTGGTGACCAAGATCCTCACCGTCGCCGACGGCAACAAGGACGGGCACGTCTCCCTCCCTGAGGCCCGTTCAGCCTGGGCTCTTCTCCAGTTGGATGAGGTGCTGCTGGGCCTGCTCCTCCAGGACCGGGGCCACACCCCTCGGCTGCTGGGCTTCTGTGGGGACCTGTACGTGACCGAGAGGGTCCCCTACGGCCCCCTGTACGGTCTCGGCCTCCCCTGGCCACTTGAGGCCTGGATCCCCAGTGAGGCCCGACGCAGCATGGACCAGTGGTTCACACCCTCTTGGCCCCGCAAAGCCAAGATCTCCATGGGTCTCCTGGAGCTGGTGGAGGATATTTTCCACGGCAACTACGGCAGCTTCCTCATGTGCGACCTGAGCGCCAACCATTTCGGCTACACGGACCGCCACGACCTCCGCCTCACTGACCCCAGGGCCATCATCTCTGAGGACGCGTTCCGGCGAACCATGCGCGCGCTGCACTGCGAGAAGGACGACGAATGTGTGCTGGGGCCGGACTGCCGGACATCGTGTGACATGGCTCAGAAACGATGCAGGGAGGAGGTGACCCAGCCCAACCTGGCCAAGGCATGTGGGGCGCTGAGGGACTACCTTCTGAGAGGGGCGCCGTCAGAGCTGAGGGAGGAGTTAGAGAGGCAGCTGCACGCCTGCATGGCCCTCAGAGGCTCGGCAGGACAGATGGACATGGAGCACTCCCTGATTCTGAACAACCTCAAGGCCCTGCTGTGGAGACAGATATCCCATACTAAAGACTCATGA